One window from the genome of Gemmatimonadaceae bacterium encodes:
- a CDS encoding Holliday junction resolvase-like protein produces MTPLFVGIAIGMVVALLIVAVLAPGFARRKRAEGALQSRAVVRGQIYEQLVPYLPGFRFNPKDAQFLGRPVDFVVFDGLDDGELRRIVFVEVKTGGAKLTTRERLVRDAIREGHIEWAEIRADANLTLPPAQPRTTTRT; encoded by the coding sequence ATGACCCCGCTCTTTGTTGGGATCGCGATCGGAATGGTCGTCGCATTGCTGATCGTCGCCGTACTCGCGCCGGGGTTTGCGCGCCGCAAGCGCGCCGAAGGGGCGTTGCAGAGTCGGGCGGTCGTTCGCGGGCAGATCTATGAGCAGCTCGTGCCGTATCTGCCCGGATTTCGGTTCAATCCGAAGGACGCGCAGTTCCTCGGCCGGCCCGTGGACTTCGTCGTGTTCGACGGATTGGACGACGGCGAGCTGCGGCGCATCGTGTTTGTGGAGGTCAAGACCGGCGGCGCCAAGCTCACGACGCGCGAGCGACTCGTGCGCGACGCGATTCGTGAGGGACACATCGAGTGGGCCGAGATCCGGGCCGACGCGAATCTCACGCTTCCCCCCGCCCAGCCGCGCACGACGACGAG